In Leguminivora glycinivorella isolate SPB_JAAS2020 chromosome 20, LegGlyc_1.1, whole genome shotgun sequence, the following proteins share a genomic window:
- the LOC125236986 gene encoding uncharacterized protein LOC125236986, with translation MTPSIKLSGNLGQRHRSFNTLVHEAYLRNAAISDQTLPEESALDRLFKIDLASKKNDVNYIINTLKDDDMLYVSRALKSLWLLDTEYSKIINPKFLEHELFPQMTLTAVNKMRHWIQIHLKDPQRCKEFYQFYKERNFDIASKFLWHCSNDYILTEFSNILDKITPKLLKRLSEKTPQVTKIYYDNVKDNEKLLKYYLEKSGAFFDNVKYLLKQNPDVFFYILENFFVHQQFNKLNAVVSKYIMKNHKDRFQSKSELYTVWFLDIEIVGKHLGTEEIKDLVLKLARAEYLKSWFTYQNVEPLIKCLSEDERKTLKKLIFVDKDLGATVKEWPYPIPTPPELKPPQTSLFDDAERRDFDLYYEDDCLMSMRCGVSFKSAMKYSQVCRNTLLNELFDKYRFSNYKETYNELKKQLRAESSPQNRLFMLLVLVSKTGGKTEDVVSLLDLLAQYKNEPVHIRASIIRSLVKRAFVWRLPSEHWTRLLEWGHGLGLDGSAHEAECYEGLHAVVIRDLLANVKPSVAVWEKFLNDFDSLEGYSFTVEERSCVSSRLSSLLLEDAQSDPEKPKLKQLTYLLNTLRAYRLRYDYFPGTIDVIASAVKCYWNNSNDELRTDINWLLRQLFDAKVARKRLIKEFFEMYQTDESYLNALRHDLSLLQNTKTFEKLIDAKNLKHDRFFQKLALYFMEKDGLGEQYFTLLESQATSENEKIEKSKASFSDERGTKPIYQFLAKPLAMLSGVKFACLIKTFDAAQPKTAKRQLAAALRANAHLVRPAFDLKSLGWRNAGAKAVANRLSICRQNHVEENLTEALSWTRTLGLALALARRVNKEQVVFKVYSSKRPKKALQAALRYLHYKKDKSDLSVWDMVKPQVSEASPRQLRSYLESTESVPEAIKAEYCFLVYLAFKKVCPTWSGKLYRKSLLCYQS, from the coding sequence ATGACTCCTTCAATCAAATTATCTGGAAATCTTGGACAACGACATCGATCCTTCAACACTTTAGTCCATGAAGCTTATCTTCGAAATGCAGCCATTTCAGACCAGACACTTCCAGAAGAATCTGCTTTAGACCGGCTTTTCAAAATAGACCTTGCATCAAAGAAAAATGATGTAAACTACATCATTAACACACTAAAAGATGACGATATGCTGTATGTAAGCAGAGCTTTAAAAAGCCTTTGGCTTCTAGACACAGAATATTCAAAGATAATCAACCCAAAGTTCCTAGAACATGAACTCTTTCCCCAAATGACATTAACAGCTGTAAACAAAATGAGACACTGGATTCAGATACATTTAAAAGATCCACAAAGATGTAAAGAGTTCTATCAGTTTTATAAAGAGAGGAACTTTGATATTGCCTCCAAATTTCTGTGGCATTGTTCCAATGACTATATTTTAACAGAGTTCAGTAATATATTGGACAAAATCACGCCAAAACTTTTGAAACGGCTTAGCGAAAAGACTCCACAAGTTACAAAGATTTATTACGATAACGTAAAGGACAACGAAAAGCTTTTAAAGTATTATCTGGAGAAAAGTGGagcgttttttgataatgttaaataTCTTTTGAAACAAAATCCTGATGTATTTTTCTATATATTAGAAAACTTTTTCGTTCATCAGCAATTCAATAAATTGAACGCCGTGGTTTCGAAGTATATAATGAAAAATCACAAAGACAGGTTCCAGAGTAAGTCAGAGCTGTATACTGTATGGTTTCTTGATATAGAAATAGTAGGAAAACATTTAGGTACTGAAGAGATCAAGGATTTAGTGTTGAAACTAGCAAGAGCAGAGTATTTAAAATCTTGGTTTACTTACCAAAATGTGGAACCCTTAATAAAGTGTTTGAGTGAAGATGAACGAAAAACTTTGAAGAAATTAATATTTGTTGATAAAGATTTGGGAGCTACTGTAAAAGAATGGCCGTATCCAATACCAACTCCACCAGAGTTGAAACCACCTCAGACAAGTCTGTTTGATGATGCAGAAAGAAGAGACTTCGACCTTTATTACGAAGATGATTGTTTAATGAGCATGCGATGTGGTGTGTCTTTTAAATCAGCGATGAAATATTCCCAGGTATGCAGGAATACCCTGTTAAACGAGTTGTTTGACAAATATCGTTTCTCCAACTATAAAGAAACTTACAATGAACTCAAGAAACAGTTGAGAGCCGAGAGCTCTCCACAGAATCGTCTGTTTATGCTGCTTGTTCTTGTCAGTAAGACTGGTGGCAAGACTGAAGATGTCGTGTCTTTGTTAGATCTTCTAGCTCAGTACAAGAATGAGCCCGTCCATATCCGAGCTTCTATAATCAGGAGCTTGGTGAAGCGAGCGTTTGTGTGGCGTCTGCCAAGTGAGCATTGGACGAGGCTCTTAGAATGGGGACATGGATTGGGATTGGATGGAAGTGCCCATGAAGCGGAGTGCTATGAGGGACTACATGCAGTTGTAATACGAGATTTGCTTGCTAACGTTAAGCCAAGTGTGGCAGTTTGGGAAAAGTTTCTAAACGATTTTGATTCTCTGGAAGGGTATTCATTTACTGTTGAAGAGCGTAGTTGTGTTAGTTCTCGACTGTCGTCGTTGCTTTTAGAAGACGCTCAATCTGACCCAGAAAAACCCAAATTGAAACAACTGACGTATTTGCTGAATACTCTTCGTGCATACCGTTTGCGGTACGACTACTTCCCTGGCACCATCGACGTAATAGCATCAGCTGTCAAGTGCTATTGGAATAATTCTAATGATGAATTGCGAACAGATATTAACTGGTTACTTCGCCAACTGTTCGATGCTAAAGTAGCGAGAAAACGTCTAATAAAAGAATTCTTTGAAATGTATCAGACAGATGAATCGTATCTTAATGCATTACGACACGATTTGTCTCTTCTCCAGAATACTAAAACatttgaaaaactcattgatgcaAAAAATTTGAAACATGACAGGTTTTTCCAGAAACTGGCACTTTACTTTATGGAGAAAGATGGATTAGGAGAACAATATTTTACCTTGCTAGAAAGTCAAGCCACTTCCGAGAATGAGAAAATTGAAAAAAGCAAGGCGAGCTTTTCAGACGAACGTGGAACTAAACCAATATATCAATTTCTAGCGAAGCCCCTGGCAATGCTTTCGGGAGTCAAATTTGCATGTCTTATAAAAACCTTTGATGCAGCACAGCCTAAAACAGCTAAGCGTCAACTGGCTGCCGCGTTAAGAGCTAACGCACACCTTGTTAGACCAGCTTTTGACTTAAAATCTTTAGGATGGCGTAATGCAGGAGCTAAGGCTGTAGCCAATCGTTTATCTATATGCAGGCAAAACCATGTGGAAGAGAATCTTACAGAAGCTTTATCTTGGACACGTACGTTAGGACTTGCACTGGCTTTGGCGCGACGAGTCAATAAAGAACAGGTTGTTTTCAAGGTATATTCTTCTAAAAGACCTAAGAAAGCACTTCAAGCAGCGTTGCGATACCTTCATTATAAAAAAGACAAATCAGATCTAAGCGTTTGGGACATGGTGAAACCTCAGGTTTCGGAAGCAAGTCCTCGGCAGTTGCGTTCATATTTGGAATCAACTGAATCAGTACCAGAAGCTATCAAGGCTGAGTACTGCTTCCTTGTCTACTTAGCATTTAAAAAAGTGTGCCCGACATGGAGTGGGAAGCTTTATCGAAAATCCCTGCTGTGTTACCAGAGTTAG